The stretch of DNA GCCTCGTACTTCGAGGCGCTCTACGCGGCCGTCCACGAGCGCCTGGCTCCCCAGGCCAGCGCCGCCGAGCAGAGGGCGCTGCGCATCCGGCGGGCCGACGCCACGGTGGTCACCCTCTCCTCCAAGCTGCTGGACTTCGGGATCCTCTGCGGGCACCGTGCGAAGCGGGGAGCCAAGCGGCAGGTCAAGACCGTGATGAGCCTGGAGGAGGACGGGCTGCCGCGGCTGCTGCGCATCTGCGAGAAGCCCTCCGAGACCAGCGACTCGGTGGCCCTGGGCGATACGATGATCCAGCACGCCCGGCCCGGCGACCTGTGGGTCTTCGACAAGGGCTGCCACTCCCGCCTGCGGCTGCTGAGACTTCACGAGGCCGGAGCGTTCTGGCTGACTCCGCACGCGACGCAGACGCTGCGCGAGGCCGAGGTCGTCTGGCAGGCTCCCGAAGCCGCCGCGCCCACCGCGGAGCCGGGGCGCGACGAGCCCACGTTCATCGTGCAGCGGGTGGAGCGCGCCTGGTTCGGCAACTCCCAGGACAGCCGGGCCGAGGTGGCGCGGTGGCGCAGCATGCCCGTGGTGGCCCTGCACGGGCTGCGCTGGGACACGCGCAGCCGCACCTGGAAGCCCATGGTGCTGATGACGAACCTGCCCCTGCGCGACGATCACCAGGGCGCCGGCCCCTTCACCTGGGCGGAGCTGGCCGAGATCTACCGCCAGCGCTGGGAGATCGAGGTGCTGTTCAAGTTCCTCAAGCAGCACCTCGGCTACGCGCACCTGACCAGCCGCAGCGAGAACGGCATCCGTGTGATGATCTACATGAGCCTCATCGCCGCACTGCTGCTCATCTGGTACCAGCGGCATACGTCGATCAACCGCGGGTGGCGCTCGGTGCGCGCCTGGTTCGCCCACGACGTGCAGGCATGGGCCGAGCGCGCGCTCAGAGATGCCTTCGCACAAGCCCGGTCTAGCCCTAGCGGATGAGCTTTCAACAACTGTGATGAATCGCACCCCTACAAGTGGAAGGGATGCAAGGAGTTGCGGGGGATGAGGAGAAGCGAAGCGCGCCGGGAATGCATCTCCCGGCGCGCTTCGTGTTGCCCGACGTACTGGGCGCTGCCTACTCCGAGGCGACGTCGCTGCCAGAGGTGTGGCCGTGGGGCTTCACCGGGACGTCGGAGGCCTCCAGGGCCAGCTCCACGCCGGGCTTGGGCGCGTCGCCCACGCGCGAGTCGCTGTTCAGCTCCTGCGGCTGCTCGGTCAGGTTCACCGGAGCGTGCTTGCCGTACGGGCTCTGGTTGTCCAGCTCGTCCTCGCGGTAGTGCGGGGTCTGGCCGGGCCGGGGCCGCGCTTCGGGGCGGGCGCCCACGCGCGGACGAGACGTGTAGCCCTCGTCCTCGAACTGGCTGCGGTCTGCGTTCTCCAATGCCACCTCCGAGTTGTGACGCGAATCGTCGGAGCGGTCCGGCTCGGTCTGCGCGCCCTGGCGGCGGCGGCCCATGCCGGAGTTGCGCCCCGTCCACTCGGCCGAGAGCCCCGTCGCATCGTCGTCCTCGTCGTCGTCCACCGCCACGTGGCCCGCGGCTGCGACCACGCCGGCGCGGCGGCGCGACTGCTCCTCGACCTCCATGCGGTTGACCACGGTGGCCACGCCGCTCACCCGGCGGGCGGCGGCCACGGCGCGGTCGCTCTCGTCCTCCGTCCACACCGAGCCCGAAAGCTCCACGATGCCGTCGCTGATGGCGCCCACGTCGATGCCGCGCATGGACAGCACCTCGTCTTCGAGGAAGGCGGCGATCACGCGGTCTTCCAGCTGCGACAGCTCGCCCGTCCCGGCGCCGGCACCCGCGGCGCGGCGCAGGCGGCCGGGGCGCAGCGTGGCGGCCACCCCGCGGGCCCGCTCGCGCAGCCCGCCCGCGCGCTCGCGCAGGTCCGAGGCACGGTCGCGCAGGCCCCCTGCCCGCTCGCGCACGCTGTTGCCCCACTCCTGCACCCGCGCCTTCGCCGGCTGGACGCGCCCGGACAGCAGCAGCCCCAGCGCGAAGCCGCCCGCGGCACCCAGCGCGAAGATCAGCGCGTCCTGCGCGAAGTCGTCGGCGTCGTCCCGCTCACGAAACTCCCACATTGATCCCCCTTCGACGGGTTTGGAATGGTCGATTCCCGCGTGCATCGCGCGGGCTGCGGGGGTGCAAGTCGCGTTCCAGCGAGGGGGGCCGCTCAGCCGCCTCCGCCGTCCCTCTTCCGCGCGTTGCGGATGCTGTCGGCGCGCGCGCGGATGATGCGCGTGCGCTCGCGGAAGTTGCGGTCGTGCTCGGTGCGCTCCACCTGCCGGTCGATCTCGCCGCGCTGGCGGGCGGTCTCGCGCTCGGCGTTCTCGCGGTCGCGGTCGCGGGGGATGGGCGGCACGATCTGGGTGGGCAGCCGGTGGCCGTTCACCACCGGCACGCCCCCCTCGGCGATGCCCCACTCGCGGCCGTTCTTATCCTTGTACAGCCAGTTGCGCGAACGTCGGCGCCGGTCGGCCTCGGCCGCCGAGCTGTCGTTGATCTCGTCGATGCGCGCCTGGAGGTGCTCGCGATATCTCTCGATGTCCGTCTTCGGCCGCTCCGGCGGCAGCGTGCGCGGCACGTACAGCCGGGGATCGCGATAGCCGGGGTTCAGCCGGTCGCCGAGGCCGCCGCCCGTTCCGCCCCCGTTGCGCGCGGCGGCTCCCGGCGCGCCCACACCCGTCCCCGGCGCCCCCGCCTGCCCGCCCGGCTGCGCACCCGGAGCGCCCACCCCCGGCGCGCCGCCCACCGCGGGCGCGCCTCCGCCCCTCGCGGGCACGGAGGACGGCGCGCGAGGACGCGTGGGGACGTCGGGGAAGAACAGCGGCTCGCGCGTCCGCACCACCGGCGCCGCGCCCGTCGAATCCGCCGCCACTTCGACCGGCACCGGCTGCTGCGCCGCAGGGCCCGTCGCCGCCCCGCCGGACGGTGCGCCGGTCGGGAAGTCGCTCAGGTCAAGGTAGCTCACGCTCTCCCCCCCGCCCGAAGGCTGCCCGCCGGCCTGTCCCCCCGCCACCGGCTTGCCCGGACGCACGACGGCCGCGCCCCATGCTGTCGCAAGGAGCAGCACGTGGAGCGCGGCGGACGCCAGCAGCGACGGACGGGAGATGCGGCCCGTGGGCTCGCCCCGGTCCATCCGCCGCAGCGGCGTGCGGACGGGCAGCGCGGGAGGCGGCGCCTGGGCCTGCGGCTCCGCGCTGGGCGGGGGAGGAGCCAGCGTGGGGGGTGTCATGGCTTCTACTACTCCCCCCTTCGTGGGGCTGTTCCCGGCGGACAGGGCGGAAGATGCGCGCCAGCGCTGCACTTCCGCCGCTTTCGGCGCGTCGGGGCGAGACGCCGCGCCGCGCGTTCATCGTTCCCTAATCAACGTCCGTCCGCACGGTAGATGACGGCGTGCGACATGGGCCATCCCGCGTGCCCCCGCCCCACATCCGCCGAGTCGATCCGGACGCGCTGGATCGACGGCCCGGCATCTCCCGAACCTTGACTGCCCTGCATCTACCGAACGTGACCGACGGAACCCGGCCACCCATCTCCCGATCACCCGTCGTTCATCTCCGTCACCGCGCTGAGTCGTCGGACGGGAGATGCAGCGCGGTCAGACGGGGACGGCGCAGCAGGAGGCGATGCGGGAGGCGGCTTCGCGGATCCGCTCCTCGGACGTGGTGAGGGCGATGCGGAAGAAGCCCTCGCCGCCGTCGCCCAGCGACTTGCCGGGGAGCACGGCGACGCCCTGCTCCAGCAGCAGCTTGCGCGCGAACGGCTCGGAGAGCGGGCCGTCCGGCAGCGGCACCCATAGGTACATGGTGCCGCTGGGCGTGGGCACGTCGAAGCCCGCCGCGCGCAGGCACTCCACGCCCGCGTCGCGCCGCCGCCGGAAGGTCTCCAGGTTACCCGGCAGCCACTCGCCGTGCGAGCGCAGCGCGGCCACGGCGGCGTGCTGGAGGAAGAACGGCAACCCCGTGTCGGCGAACGTCTTCACCCGCGTGAGCGTCCCGATGAGCTGCGGGTTGCCGGCGGCCCAGCCCAGGCGCCAGCCGGTCATGTTGTACGTCTTGCTGAACGAGTGGAACTCGATGGCCACTTCGCGCGCGCCGGGGATCTCCAGGATGGAGGGCGGCACGTAGCCGTCGAACGCGACCTCGCTGTAGGCGTTGTCGTAGGCGAGGATGATGTCGTTCGTGCGGCAGAACTCGACCACCTGCTCCAGGTAGTCGCGCGGCGCGACGGCAGCCGTGGGGTTGTTCGGGTAGTTCAGGTAGAGGATGCGGGCCCGCTTCACCACGTCGGCCGGCACATCCTCCACGCGGATCAGGAAATCGTTCTCCGGCCGCAGCGGCACGAGGTACGGCGTGCCGCCGGCGAGCTGCGTGCCGCCCAGGTACGCCTGGTAGCCGGGATCGGGCATGATGGTGACGTCGCCCGGCTCCAGGAAGGCGAACGGCAGGTGGAAGATGCCCTCCTTGGACCCGATGAGCGGCGCGACCTCCTTGAGCGGATCGACGGAGACGCCGAAGCGGCCCTGCATCCAGCGCGAGATCTCCTCCCGAAGCTCCACCAGGCCGAGCTGGAACGCGTAGCGCGAGTTCTTCGGATCGGCGACCGCGGCCTGCACGGCGGCGATGGCGGCGGGCGGAGGCGATAGGTCCGCATCGCCCGTCCCCAGGTCGATCACGTCCACGCCGCGGGCCGCCAGGTCGCGCTTGATGGCGGGCACGTCGGCCAGCGGATAGGGAGGAAGTCCGTCGAAGCGGCTGGACAGCTTGGGCATCTGGCTCGGTCTCGTATGTAGTCGTGTGGTCCGCGCGGGCGGACGCGTCAGGGCGTGGCCGGGCCGCCCGCGTCGGCGGGCGAGGGCGCGGCGGCGCGGCTGCCT from Longimicrobiaceae bacterium encodes:
- a CDS encoding IS4 family transposase, which produces MSLRELERVLPRRDLSRLAVKYKVDATNQVRLPGVAVFTCLLDTILNHGVVTQRLLAEVYEQRTGTRADHSSFSYRLSRIPASYFEALYAAVHERLAPQASAAEQRALRIRRADATVVTLSSKLLDFGILCGHRAKRGAKRQVKTVMSLEEDGLPRLLRICEKPSETSDSVALGDTMIQHARPGDLWVFDKGCHSRLRLLRLHEAGAFWLTPHATQTLREAEVVWQAPEAAAPTAEPGRDEPTFIVQRVERAWFGNSQDSRAEVARWRSMPVVALHGLRWDTRSRTWKPMVLMTNLPLRDDHQGAGPFTWAELAEIYRQRWEIEVLFKFLKQHLGYAHLTSRSENGIRVMIYMSLIAALLLIWYQRHTSINRGWRSVRAWFAHDVQAWAERALRDAFAQARSSPSG
- a CDS encoding BON domain-containing protein; this translates as MWEFRERDDADDFAQDALIFALGAAGGFALGLLLSGRVQPAKARVQEWGNSVRERAGGLRDRASDLRERAGGLRERARGVAATLRPGRLRRAAGAGAGTGELSQLEDRVIAAFLEDEVLSMRGIDVGAISDGIVELSGSVWTEDESDRAVAAARRVSGVATVVNRMEVEEQSRRRAGVVAAAGHVAVDDDEDDDATGLSAEWTGRNSGMGRRRQGAQTEPDRSDDSRHNSEVALENADRSQFEDEGYTSRPRVGARPEARPRPGQTPHYREDELDNQSPYGKHAPVNLTEQPQELNSDSRVGDAPKPGVELALEASDVPVKPHGHTSGSDVASE
- a CDS encoding aminotransferase class I/II-fold pyridoxal phosphate-dependent enzyme, translating into MPKLSSRFDGLPPYPLADVPAIKRDLAARGVDVIDLGTGDADLSPPPAAIAAVQAAVADPKNSRYAFQLGLVELREEISRWMQGRFGVSVDPLKEVAPLIGSKEGIFHLPFAFLEPGDVTIMPDPGYQAYLGGTQLAGGTPYLVPLRPENDFLIRVEDVPADVVKRARILYLNYPNNPTAAVAPRDYLEQVVEFCRTNDIILAYDNAYSEVAFDGYVPPSILEIPGAREVAIEFHSFSKTYNMTGWRLGWAAGNPQLIGTLTRVKTFADTGLPFFLQHAAVAALRSHGEWLPGNLETFRRRRDAGVECLRAAGFDVPTPSGTMYLWVPLPDGPLSEPFARKLLLEQGVAVLPGKSLGDGGEGFFRIALTTSEERIREAASRIASCCAVPV